Proteins from a single region of Gambusia affinis linkage group LG12, SWU_Gaff_1.0, whole genome shotgun sequence:
- the LOC122840802 gene encoding phospholipid hydroperoxide glutathione peroxidase-like produces MWLRPTVLLGVVGSRVLVRAMCAQVDNWKTAKSIYEFSAKDIDGNEVSLEKYKGHVCIIVNVASKUGKTKVNYTQLAKMHATYAEQGLRILGFPCNQFGGQEPGTEAEIKEFAKGYNAEFDLFSKIEVNGDNAHPLWKWMKAQPKGKGLLGNNIKWNFTKFLINKNGEVVKRYGPTDDPEVVEKDLPPYM; encoded by the exons ATGTGGCTGAGACCGACAGTTTTGCTAGGTGTAGTGGGGAGCAGGGTACTAGTCAGAGCTATG TGTGCTCAGGTGGATAATTGGAAAACCGCCAAGTCTATCTACGAGTTCTCTGCCAAAGACATCGATGGAAATGAGGTGTCTCTGGAGAAAtacaa GGGTCATGTTTGCATCATTGTAAATGTAGCCTCCAAGTGAGGAAAGACAAAGGTAAACTACACTCAGCTTGCGAAAATGCACGCTACGTACGCTGAGCAAGGTTTACGCATCCTGGGCTTCCCATGTAACCAGTTTGGAGGACAG GAACCAGGGACAGAAGCAGAGATTAAGGAGTTTGCCAAAGGTTACAATGCAGAGTTCGATCTCTTTAGTAAGATTGAGGTAAACGGTGACAATGCTCACCCTCTGTGGAAATGGATGAAGGCACAACCCAAAGGAAAGGGATTGCTTGGAAA TAACATCAAGTGGAACTTCACAAAG tTCCTGATAAACAAAAATGGGGAGGTGGTGAAGAGATACGGTCCAACTGACGATCCAGAG GTGGTGGAAAAGGACCTGCCCCCATACATGTAA